The Thomasclavelia ramosa DSM 1402 genome includes a region encoding these proteins:
- a CDS encoding helix-hairpin-helix domain-containing protein — protein sequence MSELTKIPYVGKATAASLNLIGYETIASLKGADPEEMYQKECDVRGQMVDRCQLYMYRMVVYYASSKNPDPKKLKWWIWKD from the coding sequence ACCTTATGTTGGTAAAGCAACTGCTGCATCATTGAATTTAATTGGTTATGAAACGATAGCTTCTTTAAAAGGCGCTGACCCAGAAGAAATGTATCAAAAAGAATGTGATGTTAGAGGACAAATGGTAGATCGCTGCCAACTTTATATGTACCGTATGGTAGTATATTATGCAAGTAGTAAAAATCCAGATCCCAAAAAGTTAAAATGGTGGATTTGGAAAGATTGA